A part of Pungitius pungitius chromosome 15, fPunPun2.1, whole genome shotgun sequence genomic DNA contains:
- the LOC134105084 gene encoding hydrocephalus-inducing protein-like — protein sequence MSTGFLLRNFTQVYFCLTGYYEVLNFGDCHVNCSYQENFTMTNHSSSQVVRFEWPPVGSHVSFSPQVGHLHAGCSKEVTVTFASNQPVTLTSQPIRCKLSQVNFQQPLEQVADWDDRRRTLQWQSSPKQASGAPQQHKKKKVMKTDPEPCCSVDYVKFSCSNDTIHFKDSMLYQTRLHQDCAPPSCSPDIGRGGEEGS from the exons ATGTCAACTGGTTTCTTACTCAGGAATTTTACTCAAGTCTATTTCTGTCTGACAGGTTATTACGAGGTGCTGAATTTTGGCGACTGCCATGTAAATTGTTCCTATCAAGAGAATTTCACAATGacaaaccacagcagcagccaggtAGTGAGGTTTGAGTGGCCTCCTGTTGGATCCCATGTCTCCTTTTCACCACAG GTTGGGCACCTTCATGCCGGTTGTTCCAAGGAAGTGACTGTGACCTTTGCCTCCAATCAGCCAGTGACTCTTACCAGCCAGCCGATCAGATGCAAACTTAGTCAGGTGAATTTCCAGCAGCCACTCGAGCAGGTGGCCGACTGGGACGACCGGAGGAGGACATTGCAGTGGCAGAGTTCTCCCAAACAGGCCTCAGGAGCACCACAGcagcacaagaagaagaag GTGATGAAGACGGATCCTGAACCCTGCTGCTCTGTTGACTATGTGAAGTTCAGCTGCAGCAACGACACCATCCACTTCAAAGACAGCATGCTTTACCAAACCAGGCTCCACCA AGATTGTGCTCCCCCCTCCTGTAGTCCAGACATTGGTcgtggtggtgaagaagggagttga
- the LOC119209852 gene encoding hydrocephalus-inducing protein-like: MPLYEKLVLENVLSLSLSVELSLVESFSLCEASGAHSPATTKSMTIGDGQQAELWVCFDPTYCQDRVSRVVKEVLEIHYQGHPKRHKVELYAEVHFPNLHFSDTTVDFGCVLNLMGARRAIAITNCSLLPVSYHWVFLGDWEQRAISFLRATEGHLAGSSPVRGKCHPRASWS, translated from the exons ATGCCGCTATACGAGAAGCTCGTCTTGGAGAAtgtgttgtctctgtctctttctgttgAGCTGTCTCTGGTTGAGTCCTTCTCTTTGTGTGAGGCCTCGGGAGCCCATAGCCCGGCTACCACTAAG TCCATGACTATAGGTGATGGGCAGCAGGCTGAGCTGTGGGTGTGCTTTGACCCAACTTACTGTCAGGATCGGGTGTCACGAGTCGTGAAAGAG gTCCTCGAGATACACTACCAGGGACACCCAAAGCGACACAAGGTGGAGCTGTACGCTGAGGTCCACTTCCCCAACCTTCACTTCTCCGACACCACGGTGGACTTTGGCTGCGTGCTCAACCTTATGGGGGCTCGCAGGGCGATCGCCATCACCAACTGCTCTCTGCTGCCCGTGTCCTACCACTGGGTCTTCCTGGGTGACTGGGAACAAAGGGCCATCAG TTTCCTCAGAGCCACGGAGGGACATTTGGCCGGGTCGAGCCCAGTGAGGGGGAAGTGCCACCCGAGAGCCAGCTGGAGCTGA
- the LOC134105362 gene encoding lon protease homolog 2, peroxisomal-like, whose protein sequence is MPIVIDHVALRDILGPPVFEMEVSERLTLPGVSVGLAWTPLGGEILFVEASRMEGEGQLTLTSQLGDVMKESAHLAICWLRANAKTYQLTNMVGGPDPLEGTDIHLHFPGGDVTKDGPSAGVTIVTCLASLFSG, encoded by the exons ATGCCCATAGTGATCGACCACGTGGCCCTGAGGGACATCCTGGGTCCTCCTGTGTTTGAAATGGAG gtgTCTGAGAGGCTCACCCTGCCAGGTGTCTCTGTGGGTCTGGCCTGGACGCCCCTCGGCGGGGAGATTCTGTTTGTGGAGGCCAGTCGAATGGAGGGAGAAGGTCAACTCACTCTGACCAGTCAGCTTGGAGACGTTATGAAAGAATCCGCCCATCTGGCGATCTGCTGGCTCAGAGCAAATGCTAAAACCTACCAGCTAACCAAca TGGTGGGTGGCCCAGACCCGCTAGAAGGGACAGACATCCATCTCCACTTCCCAGGTGGAGACGTCACCAAGGATGGCCCCTCTGCAGGTGTTACCATAGTAACGTGCCTAGCCTCGCTGTTTAGCGGCTGA